tcgcagggctgcaggcccagacggcatccccagccgcgccctcagagcatgcgcagaccagctggccggtgtgtttacggacatattcaatcaatccctataccagtctgctgttcccacatgcttcaagagggccaccattgttcctgttcccaagaaagctaaggtaactgagctaaacgactaccgcccccgtagcactcacttccgtcatcatgaagtgctttgagagactagtcaaggaccatatcacctccaccctacctgacaccctagacccactccaatttgcttaccgcccaaataggtccacagacgatgcaatctcaaccacactgcacactgccctatcttcaggaggctgaagaaattaggcttgtcaccaaaagcacacaaacttctacagatgcacaatcgagagctccgcccacaaccgtaaggctctccagagggttgtgaggtctgcacaacgcatcaccgggggcaaactatctgccctccaggacacctacaccacccgatgtcacaggaaggccataaagatcatcaaggacaacaaccacccgaaccactgcctgttcaccccgctatcatccagaaggcgaggtcagtacaggtgcatcaaagctgggaccgagagactgaaaaacagcttgtatctcaaggccatcagactgttaaacagccaccactaacattgagtggctactgccaacacactgactcaactccagccactttaataatgggaattgatgggaaatgtaaaatataatcactagccactttaaacaatgctacctaatataatgtttacataccctacattattcgtcgaatatgtatacgtatatactgtaccctatatcatctatatcatccttatgtaatacatgtatcactagccactttaactatgccactttgtttacatactcatctcatatgtatatactgtactcgataccatctactgtatgctgcctatgctgctctgtaccatcactcattcatatacctttatgtacatgttctttatccccttacactgtgtataagacagtagtttaagaattgttagattacttgttggttattactgcattgtcggaactagaaacacaagcatttcactacacccgcattaacatctgctaaccatgtgtatgcgacaaataaaattggatttgatttgaggtagGTAAATATACACACAGAAATTAAAGCAAATGATAACCAGGTGTGAAtgaaccaaagacaaaacaaacggaaaaGAAAACATGGATCGGTGATGGCTGGTACGCCGACCCCAGAGCGCAGCCCGGACAGGGAGAGGAACCACCgacggtggaagtcgtgacaaagaGGTACatacatgacagccagcttggagtttgccaaaaggcacctaaaggactcagaccatgagaaacaagattctctggtctgatgaacacaagattgaactttttggcctgaatgccaagcgccacgtctggaggaaacctggcaccatccctacggtaaagcatgggggtggcagcatcatgctgtaggggtgtttttcagcggcagggactgggagactagtcaggatcaaggcaaagatgaacggagcaaagtgcagagagatccttgatgaaaatctgttccagagctctcaggacctcagactgaggcaaaggttcaccttccaacaggacaaagaccctaagcacacagccaagacaacacaagagTGGACAAGTCTCTTTGGGATCACTCtttgaatgtccttaagtggtcCAGCCAGAcctgaacccgatcaaacatctctggagagacctgaaaatagctgtgcagcgacgctccccatccaacctgacagagcttgagaggatctgcagaaaagaatgggagaaactccccaaatacaggtgtgccaagcttgtagcgtcaaacccaagaggacatgaggctgtaatcgctgccaaaggtgcttaaaaaaaagtactgagtaaagggactgaatacttaaATTAGCAAACATGTCATAAAAACTgcttttgctttttcattatggggtattgtgtgtagattgataagggaaaacaacgatgtaatccattttagaataaggctgtatcgtaACACAATGTGGGAGAAGTCAAGtcatctgaatactttccgaaggcactgatCATAACTTATTGATTTATGGAATCGTTCGATGTAGAATTATGGACGTCATGGGCAATATGTTTATGACACTTGTAGCATTCTGCATGTTAACTCTGGGTTCATTTCTGGATGAATATAATGctgcccagtctgatgtggtgcACCAGAGTGTGTACGACCTGATCCACATAGATGACAGAGCCATGTTCCGGTGTCAGCTTCACGTCGCTCTCAACCCCAACCAGAACGACTCAGAGGCCGCACCAGAcggtgtgtacagtacatggaCCACAGCACTCTGAAAATGTTTCTTTTAGTGGTTGGTCAGCTATTGATAGTACAGTCCCAAGTATCTCAAACATGTATATAATTGGAATGTCATCTGTCTTCTGCAGCCAGGCAATCTAGCAGCAGGCCTCATGGTGAGTCTATGAGCTACCTGCCCCAGCACATCCCTCCGGACAACAGCTTCTTCCTAGAGAGAAGTTTCTGCTGTCGCTTCCGCTGTCTGCTAGACAACACCTCCGGCTTCCTGGTAGGGCCACATACAGATATGATCAATACATATAtggttgaagtcagacgtttaaatacacttaggttggagtcattaaaacttgttttccaaccactccacaagtttcttgttaaacaaactatagtttctccaagtcggttaggacatctactttgtgcatgacacaagtcatttttccaataattgtttacagacagagtattttacatataattcactgtatcacaattccagtgggtcagaagtttacatacactaagttgactgtgcctttaaacaggttggaaaattccagaaaatgatataatggctttagaagcttctcataggctaattgacatcatttgagtcaattggtggtgtacctgtggatgtatttcaaggcctaccttcaaactcagcgcctctttgcttgacatcatgggaaaatcaaaaggaatcagccaagactccagaaaaagaattgtagacctccacaagtctggttcatccttgggagcaatttccaaatgcccgaaggtaccatgttcatctgtacaaacaatagtatgcaagtataaacacagccatcataccactcaggaaggagacgcgttctgtctcctagagatgagcgtactttggtgcgaaaagtgcaaatcaatcccagaacaacagcaaaggaccttgtgaagatgctggaggaaacaggttcagaaatatctatatccacagtaaaacaaatctCATATCGACATATCTTGAAAGGCCGCTccacaaggaagaagccactactacaaaaccgccataaaaaagccagactacggtttgcaactgcatatggggtcaaagatcatactttttggagaaatgtcatctggtaTGAATGGAACAAAaaagaactgtttgaccataatgaccatcgttatgtttggaggaaaaaggggaggcttgcaagccgaagaataccatcccaactgtgaagcacaggggtggcagcatcatgttgtggaggtgctttgctgcgagagggactggtgcacttcatagaatagatggcatcatgaggaatcaAAACTATATGGAtagattgaagcaacatctcaatcacatcagtcaggaagttaaagcttgaatCAAATGGGTCTTCCCATTTGaagaaataaaaggtgaaatgGAATGAtttatctactattattctgacatttcacattcttaaaataaagtggtgatcctaactgacctaagaaagggaattcttactaggattaaatgtcaggaattgtgcgtttaaatgtatttggctaaggtgtatgtaaacttctgatcttCAACTGTATCAAATGTGATCCATAGGTTAACCATAATCCATTAATGATATGGAGAGCACTCGCCTAAAAATACATGTGAATGAATCACTGTATACAACACCAGCTCTCTCCTCTAGGCGTTGAAGTTCCAGGGGCGTCTGAAGTATGTGTGTGGTCAGGGGAGGCTGGCGGATGACAGGGCCACGACCCCCGCTCAGCTGGCCCTCCTTGCCATCGCTGCGCCCCTGCAGCCCCCGGCTGTCATGGAGATCAGGACCAAGACTCTCCTCTTCCAGACCAAACACCGACTGGACTTCGCCCCCATGGGTATAGACACCAGGTACTGGAGTAACCCCCAAACCCTGTAGTGtgttaacccttaccctaaccctatgggtATAGACACCAGGTACTGTACTGAAAGAAGGGGAAGCAATGTGTGCAATCTCCCATCACATCTCACAGCATCAGAACATTGTACCCTCCCTGGGACTAATATAGAGGGAACTTGAGAGGACAATGTTGGTTTTCTTCTAATAATATGTGCTACAGCATCGGACGTTCATAaattgacctgtgtgtgtgtgtgtgtctcggcacatctgtgtgtgtgtatgtgtgtgtgtgtgccatgtgtCTCTTCTATCCCCTCCAGAGGTAAAGTGGTGCTGGGTTACTCTGAGACAGAGTTGGTCACTAGAGGCTCAGGTTACCAGTTCATCCATGCTGCTGACATGATTTACTGCGCAGACAACCACCTCAAAAGTGAGTTAGATTGTAGTTACTCATTACACACACGCATATGAGTAAACATTTTCTGAAGCTTACATCTGGTGTTTTGCAAGCCAACATTCAGTATGATGTAGAGTCtgactcctttctctctcctcccctctacatctctctcctcccctctctctccctctccccccctctatatctctctctcctcccctctatctctctcacctcccctctatatctatatatatctctctcctccccgctatatatctctctcctccccgctatatatatatatatatatatatatatatatatatatatatatatatatatatatatatatatatatctctctctcctcctcgctatatatctctctctctctcacctcccctctatatatatatatatatatatatatctctctcccctcgctatatctctctc
The sequence above is drawn from the Oncorhynchus gorbuscha isolate QuinsamMale2020 ecotype Even-year linkage group LG11, OgorEven_v1.0, whole genome shotgun sequence genome and encodes:
- the LOC124048647 gene encoding aryl hydrocarbon receptor-like isoform X2, giving the protein MSGDEGIYAAKKRKKPVQKSLNPAPGDGVVMTNPSKRHRDRLNGELDRLTGLLPFSQEVRGRLDKLSVLRLSVGYLKVKRFFHATLQKKSECPATLVSGNGRNGWTSTSIDGVSLSEGNLLLQALNGFVLVVTSDGSIFYASPTIQDYLGFHQSDVVHQSVYDLIHIDDRAMFRCQLHVALNPNQNDSEAAPDARQSSSRPHGESMSYLPQHIPPDNSFFLERSFCCRFRCLLDNTSGFLALKFQGRLKYVCGQGRLADDRATTPAQLALLAIAAPLQPPAVMEIRTKTLLFQTKHRLDFAPMGIDTRGKVVLGYSETELVTRGSGYQFIHAADMIYCADNHLKMIKTGETGFTIFRLLTKAGTRRARSTCVSGE